From one Plasmodium coatneyi strain Hackeri chromosome 9, complete sequence genomic stretch:
- a CDS encoding tRNA m(1)G methyltransferase, with protein sequence MGSAEGGDQPEGEAAENSAKGKAEGHVENSREDLDEASSFLASLANVVDQNDVDRVNSRGNKKTKKEKKKQKREYLKEKRKKNRPEEKKKRKEKKKNDLLKKLNGMNSSERIQFLAERRALQEEKKKKRQEFLMKAYNEGYKICYNCSFLNQMGEKEVSSLAKQVFLGYHYMIKEQLPVQFHFTSLTSNDEFYTQLREKYSLGKWRVHIHSEDYWDLFPREKIVVLSPDAQEELTEVRDDEVYIISALVDRSVSKNLSFSQASLHNLVTKKLPMEKYFKKKKSNVLNVNTVVEILISFLKNKNWMKVFKECVPQKKVLCFCNGASTEGHKDEQADADDGKKTDEPYLEDNEKKYVHPDPL encoded by the exons ATGGGTAGCGCAGAAGGGGGAGACCAACCTGAGGGGGAAGCTGCGGAAAATTCAGCCAAAGGAAAAGCGGAAGGTCATGTGGAAAACTCAAGGGAGGACCTCGATGAGGCGAGCAGTTTCCTTGCCAGCCTCGCCAACGTGGTGGACCAAAATGACGTGGACAGAGTAAACAGcaggggaaacaaaaaaacgaaaaaggaaaaaaaaaaacaaaaaagagaatacctaaaggaaaagaggaagaagaatagaccagaagaaaaaaaaaaaagaaaagaaaagaaaaaaaatgatctattgaaaaaattaaatggtATGAATTCTAGTGAGAGGATACAGTTTCTAGCCGAAAGGAGAGCTTtacaggaagagaaaaaaaaaaagaggcaagAATTTCTAATGAAGGCATACAATGAGGGGTATAAAATCTGCTACAACTGTAGTTTTTTAAACCAAATGGGAGAGAAGGAAGTGTCCAGTTTAGCCAAGCAGGTTTTTCTGGGTTACCACTACATGATCAAGGAGCAGTTGCCTGTGCAGTTCCATTTTACTAGCTTAACCAGCAACGACGAATTCTACACACAGCTCAGAGAGAAGTATTCATTGGGGAAGTGGCGTGTTCACATTCACTCAGAGGACTACTGGGATTTGTTCCCGAGGGAGAAGATTGTCGTTTTATCCCCCGACGCGCAGGAG GAACTGACCGAAGTTCGAGACGACGAGGTTTACATCATTTCTGCGCTGGTTGATCGGAGCGTTTCCAAG AATCTGTCCTTCTCCCAGGCGTCCCTGCACAACTTAGTGACGAAGAAGTTACCCATGGAG AaatattttaagaaaaaaaaaagcaacgtaCTGAACGTTAACACTGTGGTGGAAATTTTAAtcagttttttaaaaaacaaaaactgGATGAAGGTTTTCAAAGAGTGTGtgccacaaaaaaaagtgctctgCTTCTGTAACGGCGCCTCAACAGAGGGACACAAAGATGAACAAGCAGACGCGGATgacgggaaaaaaacggatGAACCGTATTTGGAGGATAACGAAAAGAAGTACGTCCACCCGGATCCGTTATGA
- a CDS encoding Ubiquitin-protein ligase → MFNGESKNRKINLSGKKNVILNKDSFIERAKKEKEIHLNLTRRKNAFNVIGTYVSFKKCIEKRRNEIKVLIGKRISDVMLLQNLVAPDVYERALQICLYEFSLSCTFLYSSRSCHYYYKGMNFGSLYPPVKHLLDVLKLYGKVGQLDEPHLVREGKTEQDESKPGEHSKKEAIHVSNKFLYRHKKEIQVLLNHLEILLGGYNLYGENIYGEYHSAERSVRRNRGGVSPSVDAQQKRYDNGQMLHIYHIYNFILNKSFCDHVGKEMQSREEKILESNPPNDKNILQSLHKISNYIILTLDGIINVVRKLLLSYEPKQIAKCSSTKLLIYLSDLIYIFLFSLKMKGHEIKQEIVEEVKGKVNFLLQFVCICVDQLKDCYSLYIAFFKYPIYDIFSTPVDVKNELGMMKLLLLKIVHRTYSEHGVDVMQELVYSNENLPLHLDKYHLFNHTSFDGRNISGVNLFKNMLLFVHMNESLVQDNVLNILLECYLFLSLRYHPYVYNVHAWGREEINGTNEMGENVGIGGGTDLGDRTDGDDDAHSDEELDFTSPPSGTFWSSNNPDHTQTEDLAGKKRSVSFDEVSSEQSSPNKKKEVHTDDRYQNEGFSHMGFYYTRGVVDSLVQICKRGGFKRLDALLFFLLPFRTIHRRIFHRYRNYYEFVKNVSNESFVIEGRRNEFINRGGAALGGNPLGDNRGEEMPRSGSLTRGAAAGSLFGEGAATPWNGPTYGLLPQMRIHPKDQPMKKTAWKHCPLHSRLFSLKDLIREKGKKGKRSCEEDLLNNDILLKVKKILIEHDMHIYLVREVYLLWYINCKGNDTQFFKYLSSFPYFDHTIVSIYISSLCFLLHYYIVANMFVNLIDIQGFKVCKNFMTTLAFRKVCKLLLMSLWVVLKKSMYAINCEVVNRVACEEKCLMGGEDTELEDFTEAINEEDLYNDEDEQYEREMNQKEEWAIEEIEGGDTHQGGEEEHHGEKNCSIEDLCEPLRCFEEIPIMLDATEEAFFQASGTVQPNCRAEDLLEALDLLITGEPSSMGKQFPSSAHHMMNREMHFSSCDTYDGIGIGNTSGLSSGFKNSTHSNRGGEDLSAIISLLINYLLYNRDRRGLNYVLPLLLKKLHKVNGYVHLFEEDFFVIKETSNLLKNRFNIIGDQNNSGSSSNQMSNTNTGSSPNDTESHLFIDKNDAYLNYNIKHVNELANYLLRFTPFTLPFDDRILIFYNNRNKSKESIRDDSRFNLVDVKHHLIRRTHIVEDAFMLLHTMDSTEIKQNIRISFIDQNGNEETGIDGGGLFKEFMILLCREIFHSKFSLFEYVHNGTLYPKRFNGSDNMNLYRFAGKAIGKAIYERILIESVFNEVFLNFLLCDDMDLDEDIDINDLYFIDQHVFNSMLYIQNTPHVENLSLTFCVYEKKKPEEEPTNKYEDIIRYFHALVKQLSGTGNDANMGRAGPGGNLVSHFTRLGISPDQDNINSFFSIIDNLDTLIHTLDRNLSSLSPVRMEDNLPEDNTTDHHRDDNYDEDSPTGQMHFRRNEHNVSPSSSGVILGSDDEPEGEPEGAARNDPSDLRTDHPSGLRTDNQSRVSRDGKAERLECVDLIENGRNIVVNDHNKKQYIKLYINHKFKKIVREKTQAFLRGFSDLIPTRWLKLFNAHELKTLISGNDKCFDVDDLRRNVVYGGGYTANSQTVVNLYHILKTFSPKEKSLFLMFVTSCSRSPLLGFQELYPKFCIFRVGDNTRLPTASTCVNLLKLPDYASREILRKNLLTAISGTQGFDLS, encoded by the coding sequence ATGTTTAATGGAGAAAGCAAAAACAGGAAGATCAATCTGagcggaaagaaaaatgtcatCCTCAACAAGGACTCCTTCATCGAGAGggccaaaaaggagaaggaaatccACCTGAACTTGaccagaaggaaaaacgcCTTTAATGTTATAGGCACTTATGTAagctttaaaaaatgtattgagaaaaggagaaacgaGATTAAGGTCCTGATTGGGAAGAGAATCAGTGACGTGATGTTGTTGCAGAATTTGGTAGCACCGGATGTGTATGAGAGAGCCTTGCAAATATGTCTCTATGAATTTTCACTGAGCTGTACCTTTTTGTACTCCAGTCGGAGTTGCCACTACTACTATAAGGGCATGAACTTTGGGAGTTTGTACCCGCCCGTGAAACATCTACTAGATGTGCTGAAGCTGTATGGCAAAGTGGGGCAACTCGATGAGCCTCATTTGGTTAGGGAGGGGAAAACCGAACAGGATGAAAGCAAACCGGGAGAGCACTCAAAGAAGGAGGCAATCCACGTTAGCAATAAGTTCCTATACagacataaaaaggaaatacaaGTTTTACTTAACCATTTGGAGATTCTCTTAGGGGGGTACAATTTATATGgcgaaaatatatatggagaGTACCACTCTGCCGAGAGAAGTGTGAGGCGTAACCGAGGGGGAGTTTCCCCCAGTGTGGACGCCCAACAGAAAAGATATGACAACGGACAGATGCTGCACATTTACCACATTTAtaacttcattttgaataaGTCCTTCTGTGACCacgtggggaaggaaatgcaatccagggaagagaaaatattgGAGAGTAACCCCCCGAACGACAAAAACATATTGCAGTCACTTCACAAAATAAGCAACTACATCATTTTAACGTTGGATGGGATTATCAACGTTGTTAGGAAGTTACTCCTGTCCTATGAACCGAAGCAGATTGCCAAGTGCAGCTCCACCAAGCTACTGATTTATTTGTCGgatcttatatatatatttttattctctctGAAGATGAAGGGGCATGAAATAAAGCAAGAAATTGTAGAGGaggtaaaaggaaaagtcaACTTTCTTCTACAGTTTGTTTGTATCTGTGTGGATCAGCTGAAGGATTGCTATTCCTTATACATagcttttttcaaatatccAATTTACGACATTTTTTCTACCCCTGTTGACGTGAAGAACGAACTTGGGATGATGAAACTGTTGCTGTTGAAAATTGTTCATAGGACATATTCAGAACATGGTGTAGACGTGATGCAGGAGCTGGTGTATTCAAATGAGAACCTACCCCTCCATTTGGACAAATACCATCTGTTTAACCATACCTCCTTCGATGGGAGGAATATATCCGGGGTCAACTTATTTAAGAATATGCTTCTGTTTGTTCACATGAATGAATCGCTGGTGCAGGACAACGTTCTGAACATCCTGCTGGAATGTTACCTGTTCCTGTCGCTGAGGTATCACCCGTATGTGTACAATGTGCATGCAtggggaagagaagaaataaatggaaCGAATGAAATGGGTGAAAACGTCGGCATAGGGGGGGGTACTGACCTTGGCGACAGAACAGATGGAGATGATGACGCCCATTCCGATGAAGAGTTGGACTTCACCTCCCCCCCCAGTGGAACCTTCTGGAGCAGTAACAACCCGGACCACACCCAAACGGAGGACCTAGCGGGGAAAAAACGATCCGTCTCCTTCGACGAAGTCTCATCGGAGCAATCATCTccaaataagaagaaagaagtacACACAGATGATCGGTACCAAAATGAAGGGTTCTCTCACATGGGTTTTTATTACACCAGAGGGGTAGTCGACTCTTTAGTACAGATTTGTAAGAGGGGGGGGTTCAAAAGGTTGGATGCGCTgctgttttttctccttccttttagaACCATTCACAGGAGAATCTTCCATCGGTACAGGAACTATTACGAgtttgtgaaaaatgtgagcaACGAGTCGTTCGTGATTGAGGGCCGCAGAAATGAATTCATTAATCGGGGGGGAGCAGCGCTTGGTGGAAATCCCCTTGGTGACAATAGAGGGGAGGAGATGCCCAGGAGTGGAAGCCTCACGAGGGGCGCCGCAGCAGGATCCCTCTTTGGCGAAGGGGCAGCCACCCCTTGGAATGGCCCCACGTACGGGTTGCTCCCCCAGATGAGGATTCACCCAAAGGATCAACCGATGAAGAAGACAGCATGGAAACACTGCCCTTTACATAGCCGCCTGTTTAGCCTGAAAGACCTCAtcagggaaaagggaaaaaagggcaagCGGTCATGTGAGGAAGACCTTCTAAACAACGATATCCTTttgaaggtgaaaaaaatcctcATCGAGCACGACATGCACATCTACCTAGTGAGAGAAGTGTACCTCCTCTGGTATATCAATTGTAAAGGAAACGACACCCAGTTCTTTAAGTACCTCTCCTCCTTCCCCTACTTCGATCACACCATTGTTTCGatatatatttcctcccTCTGTTTTTTGCTGCACTATTACATCGTCGCAAATATGTTTGTAAACCTGATTGACATTCAGGGGTTTAAGGTTTGTAAGAATTTTATGACCACCTTGGCGTTCAGGAAGGTATGCAAGTTGTTGCTGATGTCCCTGTGGGTGGTACTGAAGAAGTCCATGTATGCTATTAACTGCGAGGTGGTGAATCGGGTAGCTTGTGAGGAGAAATGTCTTATGGGTGGAGAGGACACCGAACTGGAGGACTTCACCGAAGCGATCAACGAGGAGGACTTGTACAACGATGAGGATGAGCAGTATGAACGGGAGATGAACCAGAAGGAGGAGTGGGCCATAGAGGAGATCGAAGGGGGGGATACCCATCAGGGGGGTGAAGAAGAACATCACGGTGAAAAAAACTGCTCAATAGAGGACTTGTGTGAACCCCTGCGTTGCTTCGAGGAGATTCCCATTATGCTAGACGCAACGGAAGAGGCGTTTTTCCAAGCAAGTGGAACAGTCCAACCGAACTGCAGGGCTGAGGACCTATTGGAGGCACTGGACTTGCTTATCACAGGTGAGCCTTCCTCCATGGGGAAACAATTCCCCTCAAGTGCCCACCATATGATGAATCGAGAAATGCACTTCTCTTCCTGTGACACGTATGACGGGATCGGAATAGGCAACACTAGTGGTCTAAGTAGTGGCTTCAAAAACAGCACACACAGCAACCGTGGCGGGGAAGACTTATCAGCAATTATTTCTTTGTTAATAAACTACCTCCTATACAATCGGGACAGAAGAGGACTGAACTATGtacttccccttcttttgaaaaagttgCACAAGGTGAATGGGTACGTGCATCTGTTCGAGGAGGACTTCTTTGTAATAAAGGAAACGAGTAATTTGTTAAAGAACCGGTTTAACATTATAGGGGATCAGAATAATAGTGGAAGCAGCTCCAACCAAATGAGTAACACCAACACAGGAAGTAGTCCCAACGACACAGAATCACATCTCTTCATAGATAAAAATGACGCGTATCTAAATTACAATATTAAGCATGTAAACGAATTGGCTAACTACCTGTTAAGGTTTACTCCATTCACCCTCCCATTTGACGACCGTATATTAATTTTCTATAACAACAGGAATAAGTCCAAGGAGAGTATCCGTGATGATAGTAGGTTCAATTTGGTAGATGTAAAGCATCACCTAATTAGAAGAACCCACATAGTGGAAGACGCATTCATGTTGCTTCACACGATGGATTCTACTGAGATAAAGCAAAACATTAGAATCTCTTTTATTGACCAGAATGGGAATGAAGAAACAGGAATAGATGGAGGAGGATTGTTTAAAGAATTCATGATACTTTTATGTCGAGAAATTTTCCATTCAAAGTTTTCTCTGTTcgaatatgtacacaatgGAACACTCTACCCGAAGAGGTTTAATGGAAGTGATAATATGAACCTATACCGCTTTGCTGGGAAGGCAATTGGGAAGGCTATTTACGAGCGTATACTCATTGAATCCGTTTTTAACGAAGTCTTCTtgaacttcctcctttgtgaCGATATGGACTTGGATGAGGACATTGATATCAAcgatttatattttattgaCCAGCATGTTTTTAACAGTATGTTGTATATACAGAATACCCCTCATGTGGAAAATCTCTCACTTACCTTTTGCGTCTACGAGAAGAAGAAACCCGAAGAGGAACCCACGAATAAATATGAGGATATCATTAGATACTTCCATGCTTTGGTGAAGCAGCTATCTGGTACAGGTAACGATGCAAACATGGGTAGAGCTGGTCCTGGGGGAAATCTCGTAAGCCACTTCACCCGGCTGGGAATCTCCCCCGATCAGGACAACATCAACAGTTTCTTTAGCATCATTGATAATTTGGACACATTGATACATACCCTGGATCgaaacctttcttccctttctccgGTGCGTATGGAGGATAATCTACCTGAAGATAATACGACGGATCATCACCGTGATGACAACTACGATGAGGACTCACCCACCGGGCAGATGCACTTTCGTCGAAATGAGCATAACGTAAGTCCGTCATCCAGTGGGGTTATCTTAGGATCAGACGACGAACCGGAAGGCGAACCGGAAGGCGCCGCCAGAAATGACCCATCAGATTTACGAACAGACCACCCATCAGGTTTACGAACAGATAACCAATCACGTGTAAGTAGAGATGGCAAAGCGGAGCGCCTGGAATGTGTCGACCTGATCGAAAACGGAAGGAACATAGTAGTAAACGACCATAACAAAAAGCAGTACATAAAACTGTACATAAATcataagtttaaaaaaattgtgcggGAAAAAACCCAGGCTTTTTTAAGAGGGTTCTCCGATTTGATTCCTACAAGATGGCTTAAACTTTTTAATGCCCATGAATTGAAGACTCTCATTTCGGGCAACGACAAATGTTTCGACGTCGATGATTTacgaaggaacgttgtttaCGGTGGGGGCTACACTGCAAATAGCCAAACTGTGGTAAACCTAtatcatattttaaaaacgttTTCTCCAAAGGAGAAGAGCCTCTTCCTCATGTTTGTGACCAGCTGCTCTAGGTCCCCTCTGCTTGGCTTCCAGGAACTGTACCCTAAGTTTTGCATCTTTCGTGTAGGGGATAATACGAGGCTACCCACTGCGTCCACGTGCGTGAACCTGCTCAAGTTGCCCGACTACGCGTCTAGGGAGATCCTACGCAAGAACCTCCTCACGGCGATCAGCGGCACACAGGGCTTTGACCTCAGCTAG
- a CDS encoding ATPase, which yields MSRAQMLLKRTGDIYNSGMLGRGGLVENVLSCRKYLRTLLNVPHFGGTVEASASGSGIFSGNRKGARRLLHVLKKYMRICCREGGLKKEELPKLNEAARRLLRVNGCGPVFTDEGKAQDKHFMREEVSPPHHNEGNLPRVDWLKKSSWHNSFFTQSAFFHPLSPEQLAIGLQQNRRKFHQMVQMYLSKAPKGFENFEKTNKKKEEGSSPSSNSFKPDEEKNNKKFDNFFFFFFFMLLLFFFLFVDSNGLYNEVTQNDFFINYLSKGYVEKIKLVNKDYVKAYLNVHGMSKYHQKYVSFRIGNSDAFERKVEHIQREMNIQRDQIIEVQYTNETNVLNEVKSYVPTILFFLLFAFIFQKITLKNVANSGMDRLFKMNKMNPINKQQLKSDVKFSSVAGMKQAKEEIMEFVDFLKAPSKYETLGAKMPKGALLCGAPGTGKTLLAKAVAGEANVPFFNISGSDFIEVFVGIGPSRVRELFAQARKHAPSIIFIDEIDAVGRKRSKGGFAGGGNDERENTLNQMLVEMDGFHTSNDKVVVLAGTNRVDILDPAITRPGRFDRIVHISKPDINERSEIFQVHLKNLKLHHTLDIENISYLLASLTPGFVGADIANVVNEGAIQCARRSNMVGVQVKDFESAIERVIGGLPKSSSLISPLEKKIISYHETGHALIGWLLEYADPVLKVSILPRSNGALGYSQHLSEEVMLFSRDAILDKVAVILGGRAAEELFIGKITTGAIDDLNKVTQLSYSYVSQYGMNKEIGLVSFQPNSSSEYSFYRPHSECLAHLIDNEVRCLIETQYNRVKSILLKHEKQVHKLADLLFQKETISYHDIVQCIGERPYPVKSTYEKFVKANPYKLVGPGGPLSGQAINVQQIGGDGISGDGAPATGVPPNGEVKEATPQLGKSDEALAEQHITSKKDPPEEGAGENSDDGNKNNKVSHVGTTR from the coding sequence ATGAGCAGGGCGCAGATGCTACTGAAAAGGACGGGGGATATTTACAACAGTGGGATGTTGGGCCGTGGGGGTCTAGTGGAAAATGTCCTATCGTGCAGGAAGTATCTGAGGACGCTTTTAAATGTGCCCCATTTTGGAGGGACCGTGGAGGCAAGCGCTTCAGGAAGCGGCATATTTAGTGGTAACCGAAAAGGGGCCAGACGGTTGTTGCACGTTTTGAAGAAGTATATGAGGATCTGCTGCAGAGAGGGGGGcctgaaaaaggaagagctGCCCAAACTGAATGAGGCGGCACGGCGTTTGCTACGGGTAAATGGGTGTGGTCCAGTTTTCACTGACGAAGGGAAGGCCCAGGATAAGCATTTCATGCGGGAAGAGGTTTCCCCACCGCACCATAACGAAGGAAACCTTCCCCGTGTCGATTGGCTGAAGAAAAGCAGCTGGCATAATTCGTTCTTTACGCAGAGTgcattttttcaccccctaagccctgaacaATTAGCTATCGGCCTGCAgcaaaacagaaggaagttCCACCAGATGGTGCAAATGTACCTGTCGAAGGCACCTAAAGGATTCGAAAACTTCGAGAAGACaaataagaagaaggaggaagggtcATCCCCATCGTCCAATTCGTTCAAACCggatgaagagaaaaacaacaaaaagttcgacaactttttttttttctttttcttcatgctacttttattctttttcctcttcgtgGATTCGAATGGGTTATACAACGAAGTTACACAGAACGACTTTTTCATAAATTACCTATCCAAGGGGtatgtggaaaaaattaagctgGTCAATAAAGACTACGTGAAGGCATACCTAAACGTTCATGGGATGAGTAAGTACCACCAAAAGTATGTAAGTTTTCGCATAGGTAATAGTGACGCGTTCGAACGAAAGGTGGAACACATCCAAAGGGAAATGAATATACAGAGAGACCAAATAATAGAAGTGCAATACACAAATGAAACGAACGTGTTGAATGAAGTGAAGAGTTACGTGCCGAcgattcttttcttcctactGTTCGCCTTTATATTCCAAAAAATAACGCTAAAAAATGTAGCCAATAGTGGCATGGATAGGCtatttaaaatgaacaaaatgaacccGATAAATAAACAACAGTTAAAATCGgatgtaaaattttcaagTGTTGCTGGAATGAAGCaagcgaaggaagaaataatggAATTTGTTGATTTTTTGAAAGCCCCCTCTAAGTATGAAACGTTAGGGGCAAAGATGCCCAAAGGGGCTCTTCTATGTGGTGCCCCAGGGACAGGAAAAACATTACTAGCCAAAGCTGTAGCAGGGGAAGCTaatgtccctttttttaacataagTGGTAGTGACTTTATCGAAGTTTTTGTTGGCATAGGACCGTCCAGAGTGAGAGAATTATTTGCTCAAGCGAGAAAACATGCACCGTCCATAATATTTATAGACGAAATAGATGCAGTGGGTAGGAAGAGATCCAAGGGTGGTTTCGCAGGTGGGGGAAATgatgaaagagaaaatacGCTAAACCAAATGTTGGTCGAGATGGATGGTTTCCATACATCGAATGATAAGGTAGTAGTTTTAGCAGGTACCAACCGAGTCGATATCCTAGACCCAGCCATTACCCGACCAGGCAGATTCGATAGAATTGTTCACATAAGCAAGCCTGATATTAATGAACGCTCCGAGATCTTTCAAgtgcacttaaaaaatttaaaattgcaCCATACATTGgatatagaaaatattagCTACCTTTTAGCTTCTCTAACGCCAGGTTTTGTCGGGGCAGACATTGCCAATGTGGTGAATGAAGGAGCAATCCAATGTGCTAGGAGGTCTAACATGGTTGGTGTTCAGGTGAAAGACTTCGAATCGGCAATAGAAAGAGTTATTGGTGGGTTACCAAAGTCGTCTTCCCTTATCTCCCCActagagaagaaaattatttcctacCACGAAACGGGACATGCACTTATCGGGTGGCTACTGGAGTATGCGGACCCCGTTTTGAAGGTATCCATTTTACCAAGAAGTAATGGAGCTTTGGGGTACTCACAACACCTTTCAGAAGAAGTTATGCTTTTTTCGAGAGATGCTATTTTGGATAAGGTAGCCGTGATTCTAGGAGGAAGGGCAGCTGAAGAATTATTCATCGGCAAAATTACCACTGGCGCAATTGACGATTTGAATAAAGTCACTCAGTTATCCTATTCGTACGTTTCGCAGTACGGAATGAACAAAGAAATAGGACTTGTTTCTTTTCAGCCCAACTCTTCTAGTGAATATAGCTTTTACAGACCACATTCTGAATGCCTAGCGCACCTCATAGATAACGAAGTACGCTGTCTTATTGAGACGCAATACAACAGAGTGAAGTCCATTTTGCTTAAACATGAGAAACAGGTCCACAAATTAGCTGACCTGCTTTTCCAGAAGGAAACCATCTCCTACCACGACATTGTGCAGTGCATCGGGGAACGCCCCTACCCGGTTAAGTCTACCTATGAGAAGTTCGTAAAGGCCAACCCGTACAAGTTGGTCGGTCCGGGCGGGCCACTTAGTGGCCAGGCAATTAACGTCCAGCAAATTGGCGGTGACGGAATCAGCGGTGATGGTGCACCTGCAACAGGGGTACCTCCCAACGGGGAGGTAAAGGAAGCCACACCCCAGCTGGGTAAATCAGACGAAGCGTTGGCGGAACAGCACATCACCTCGAAAAAGGACCCCCCCGAGGAGGGCGCCGGGGAAAACTCCGATGACGGGAACAAGAACAACAAGGTTTCTCACGTGGGTACCACGCGATga